One Calditrichia bacterium DNA window includes the following coding sequences:
- a CDS encoding GMP synthase encodes MRLPPVKIAVLDLYNNEPNQGMRCIKEIVGNASGSVANRGVMLDIYDTRYKTETPGLDYDIYISTGGPGSPYDGVGMEWENRYFRLIDAIWNHNEGNPESKKFVFFICHSFQMMARFFKFAVVQERDKRSFGIIPVVKTASADNDSLFNLLPRQFYVADFRQFEVISPNEKQLAQLGGNILARELQRVNPKLERALMGVRISNEMIGTQFHPEADPMSMLYHFRQPERKHQVVTEHGEEKYYDMIAHLEDPENILLTRERILPRFLRHAMIQLTPDEYLSETTLEPLGILDHKAAANQ; translated from the coding sequence ATGCGTTTGCCTCCTGTAAAAATTGCTGTTCTGGATTTGTATAACAATGAGCCAAATCAGGGAATGCGCTGTATTAAAGAAATTGTGGGGAATGCCAGTGGTTCGGTCGCCAATCGCGGTGTGATGCTCGATATTTACGACACGCGATACAAAACCGAAACGCCGGGGCTGGATTATGATATTTACATTTCCACCGGCGGACCGGGCAGCCCGTACGATGGTGTGGGAATGGAATGGGAAAACCGCTATTTCCGGCTGATCGATGCCATCTGGAACCACAACGAAGGCAATCCCGAATCTAAAAAATTCGTGTTTTTCATTTGTCATTCATTTCAAATGATGGCCAGATTTTTCAAATTTGCCGTTGTGCAGGAACGGGATAAGCGATCCTTTGGGATTATTCCGGTGGTCAAAACGGCATCTGCCGATAACGATTCGCTGTTCAATTTGCTGCCGCGCCAATTTTATGTGGCGGATTTCCGCCAGTTTGAAGTGATCTCGCCCAATGAAAAACAACTGGCGCAACTGGGCGGCAATATTCTCGCCCGTGAGTTACAACGGGTAAACCCGAAGCTCGAACGCGCACTGATGGGCGTTCGGATTTCCAACGAAATGATCGGCACCCAGTTTCATCCGGAAGCCGACCCGATGAGCATGTTGTATCACTTCCGCCAGCCGGAACGAAAGCACCAGGTTGTAACGGAACATGGTGAAGAAAAATATTACGATATGATTGCGCATCTCGAAGATCCGGAGAACATTTTGCTGACCCGGGAAAGAATTTTACCGCGCTTTCTGCGGCATGCCATGATTCAGTTGACGCCCGACGAATATCTTTCAGAAACAACGCTGGAACCGCTCGGGATATTGGATCACAAAGCTGCTGCGAATCAGTAA
- a CDS encoding tetratricopeptide repeat protein, translated as MNIFTALKTAAFTALLFMLAATFQPISAQEEGLDETEDVACEPENMTTPYDAYADDSVTMDQIRIWYDYGREYYKKAQYGKSEDNYSKALPYFWKVVVNDKTGAFKVVYGKIVDCYLNLNQPDSAMLATYRGLKLYPDYPSLHYHAGYLQKNKGNIKCAILHYEALVSDETQNPDALKNYYMVLSQLYLQLEDERAIDAQRKVIEYDPENVEAATTLARMMDFFGMDPLKAREEAFLKDTTNVLNARQYGMIAFESGQYDKALRAFNAVLVQEPENVEAFSYIGRVYESKDQLSNAINVYKKIITIDPDRLNTLCALASVYGRLNEFSVARSYIRRAINKDAGYGLAYMVMGEIYENAVMNCSNKREKDGYSYDDKLVFEMAREEYRKAASKDRNVASSAQNRYNQLAPFIRTKADKHMQGNRDTLKDGCYAWINPNM; from the coding sequence GTGAATATTTTCACCGCACTGAAAACAGCCGCTTTCACTGCATTACTTTTTATGCTGGCTGCAACTTTTCAGCCCATTTCTGCTCAGGAAGAAGGACTGGATGAAACCGAAGACGTGGCATGTGAACCGGAAAACATGACCACACCTTACGATGCTTACGCCGATGATTCTGTTACAATGGATCAAATTCGAATTTGGTACGATTACGGTCGCGAATATTACAAAAAAGCACAGTACGGCAAATCCGAAGATAACTATTCAAAAGCCCTCCCCTATTTCTGGAAAGTTGTGGTTAACGACAAAACCGGTGCTTTTAAAGTAGTTTACGGCAAAATTGTAGATTGTTACCTGAACCTGAATCAGCCGGATAGCGCGATGCTGGCAACATATCGCGGGTTGAAATTGTATCCGGATTATCCGTCGCTGCATTATCACGCCGGATACTTGCAAAAGAACAAAGGGAATATTAAATGCGCCATTTTGCATTACGAAGCGTTGGTTTCTGATGAAACCCAAAACCCAGATGCGTTAAAAAATTACTATATGGTGTTGTCTCAATTGTACTTACAGCTTGAAGATGAACGCGCCATCGACGCACAACGGAAAGTGATCGAATACGATCCGGAAAATGTGGAAGCAGCAACAACGCTGGCACGAATGATGGACTTTTTTGGGATGGACCCGCTGAAAGCCCGTGAAGAAGCATTTCTAAAAGATACGACCAATGTGCTGAACGCTCGCCAGTACGGCATGATTGCATTTGAATCCGGGCAATACGACAAAGCGCTTCGCGCATTTAACGCGGTGCTGGTTCAGGAACCGGAAAATGTGGAAGCATTTAGCTACATCGGGCGCGTTTATGAATCGAAAGACCAGCTTTCCAATGCGATCAACGTTTACAAAAAAATCATCACTATCGACCCGGATCGACTCAATACATTATGTGCGTTAGCTTCTGTTTACGGAAGATTGAACGAATTTTCGGTGGCACGTTCGTATATCCGACGGGCAATTAATAAAGATGCCGGTTATGGATTGGCTTATATGGTGATGGGTGAAATTTATGAAAATGCGGTTATGAATTGCTCCAACAAACGCGAAAAAGATGGCTACAGCTACGACGACAAACTGGTATTTGAAATGGCTCGCGAAGAGTATCGCAAAGCTGCATCAAAAGATCGTAACGTTGCCTCTTCTGCACAGAACCGTTACAATCAACTGGCGCCGTTTATTCGCACAAAAGCAGATAAACACATGCAAGGAAATCGCGACACGCTAAAAGATGGGTGTTATGCATGGATTAATCCAAACATGTAA
- a CDS encoding tryptophan 7-halogenase, with protein MNRSTQRYDVVIIGGGPTGATAAAILAMNGRRVAVIEKEHFPRYHVGESLVPYCYFTLNRIGMVEKLRKTHFTKKYSVQFASTRGNISQPFYFGEHLDHAAAQTWQVRRSEFDKMLLDNAREKGADVFEGWRVREALENDGAITGIIAQDENDDRNEFIAPVTIDASGRNSFFVNRNGWRVMDDQLKKVSIWTYYKGAKRDAGIDEGATTVAYIPEKGWFWYIPLADDVVSVGVVAEKSYLYRETRDPQEIFQREIQNNRWIADHLAPGTQFGEFWVTGDYSYRSRYCAADGVVLAGDAFAFLDPVFSTGVLLALVGGELAADAVEIALQQNNFRASQFSEYSDVVRYNLEAMRKLVYAFYNDAFNFRSFFEKYPQLRSDVTDILIGKTDRSYDELFNAMREFAELPADLPHGKPLIAETV; from the coding sequence ATGAACCGATCGACCCAAAGATATGATGTTGTGATCATCGGCGGCGGACCAACCGGCGCGACCGCAGCGGCCATTTTAGCGATGAACGGACGCCGTGTCGCCGTTATCGAAAAAGAGCATTTTCCACGCTATCACGTTGGCGAATCGCTGGTGCCGTATTGTTATTTTACGCTCAATCGCATCGGGATGGTTGAAAAACTCCGCAAAACCCATTTCACCAAAAAATACAGCGTGCAATTTGCCAGCACGCGCGGCAATATTTCGCAGCCATTTTATTTTGGCGAACACCTCGATCACGCCGCCGCGCAAACCTGGCAGGTTCGCCGCAGCGAATTCGACAAAATGTTGCTCGATAACGCCCGCGAAAAAGGCGCTGATGTGTTCGAAGGCTGGCGCGTTCGCGAAGCGCTGGAAAACGATGGCGCGATAACCGGCATTATTGCGCAAGATGAAAACGACGATCGCAACGAATTTATCGCACCGGTAACCATCGACGCCAGCGGCAGAAACAGCTTTTTCGTAAACAGAAACGGCTGGCGGGTGATGGATGATCAACTCAAAAAAGTATCGATCTGGACGTATTACAAAGGTGCCAAACGCGATGCGGGCATCGACGAAGGCGCAACCACCGTTGCCTACATTCCCGAAAAAGGCTGGTTTTGGTACATCCCGCTGGCGGATGATGTGGTGAGCGTTGGCGTTGTGGCGGAAAAATCGTATCTTTACCGCGAAACCCGCGATCCGCAGGAAATTTTTCAGCGCGAAATCCAAAACAATCGCTGGATTGCCGACCACCTCGCACCTGGCACACAATTCGGGGAATTTTGGGTGACCGGCGATTATTCCTATCGATCCAGATATTGCGCTGCCGATGGCGTTGTGCTGGCCGGCGATGCCTTCGCATTTCTCGATCCGGTATTTTCAACCGGTGTGCTGCTCGCGCTGGTTGGCGGGGAGTTGGCTGCAGATGCAGTGGAGATCGCTTTGCAGCAGAATAATTTCCGCGCATCGCAATTTTCGGAGTACAGCGATGTGGTCAGATACAATCTGGAAGCGATGCGAAAACTGGTCTATGCCTTTTATAATGATGCATTTAACTTCCGTTCATTTTTTGAAAAATATCCGCAATTGCGCTCGGATGTGACCGATATTTTGATCGGAAAAACCGACCGCAGTTACGACGAATTGTTTAACGCCATGCGCGAATTTGCCGAATTACCGGCTGATTTACCGCACGGTAAACCATTGATCGCAGAAACAGTTTGA
- a CDS encoding TonB-dependent receptor, translating into MKKFLTVIFVSLFTAVLFGQGNTTATMTGVVNGDNGEPLVGANVVAVHNPSGTRYGASTRIDGRFTIPGMRVGGPYTVTASYVGFNDQVEENVYLKLGVTSHFEFSMKEAAIEIAGVTVVSKPGSVGENSGTSTQISTENLEELPSLDRNLNDYVRLTPQSSQYGEGITFAGINNRYNAIYIDGAVNNDVFGLAGSGTNGGQTGISPFSVDIIDQLQVVLSPYDVTLGGFAGAGINAVTKSGTNTIKGTAYTYLQNQSLVAKTNGTLADRLGIEREKVDDFSKRVYGFSLGGPIMKDKLFFFGNVEIQKDETPLPFETETYTSVAGRYSVSDLNRLRNHLINTYGYDPGTFGNVSDDLDGLKIFGKLNYNISRNHYLTLRHQYTKAEQFDRTAGSSSTINFSNNGIYFPSITNSTALELNSHFGSKYSNNAILSFVAVRDDRDPLAGDFPYVFIEDVSSGLIRFGSEEFSTANQLNQNIFAFTNNFNWYRGKHTLTFGTHNEFYDIYNVFIGQNYGTYRFASIDDFINGAPAEEYDRAYSLVDNLTGDGTAAAADFKAMQLGFYAQDEWTMSPKLRLTGGLRVDIPVITSDPVEDTYLNNTALPLMAAKYPIAKDAVAGKAPDGQIMLSPRLGFNYDVNGDNRTIVRGGAGLFTSRIPFVWPGAMFNNNGLTQGRVSEGDIAGDVDFIPNIQNQYTNPNFSVPSGQIDLFTKDFKFPQIFRSNLGVDFQMPFGIYSTVEALYTKTVNNINYTNINSDPTVDYTWTGSPDNREVFTRSSIDPTYSAVYLASNTSKGYGYNLTVSLAKNFDFGLNSTLAYSYGDAKALSEGTSSQNSSQWRGQVNINGRNDPSYGRTDFAVGHRFLSSLSYKHNWTSDKNMATTVSLFFNGQSGSPFSYVIGGSNARNLNNETGSTSRNRSLIYIPESASDINLVDYVSGSETITAAQQWEQLNAFIEEDAYLKNNRGSYAEKNGAWAPFSATFDLGIRQDVGINAGGQVHRIQFLVDIFNIANLLNSKWGTVYTVPGDFNNYFLYQFEGYEADGTTPRFTYRKDNVGKDDYDIAGLASRWRMSFGMRYFFN; encoded by the coding sequence ATGAAAAAATTTTTAACCGTAATTTTTGTTTCCTTGTTTACCGCCGTTCTCTTCGGACAGGGTAATACCACTGCCACGATGACCGGTGTTGTAAACGGAGACAATGGCGAACCGCTTGTTGGCGCAAACGTTGTAGCGGTTCACAATCCATCGGGAACGAGATATGGCGCCAGCACCCGTATTGACGGGCGTTTCACTATCCCCGGTATGCGGGTTGGTGGTCCATACACAGTCACCGCATCATATGTTGGATTCAATGATCAGGTTGAAGAGAATGTTTATCTTAAACTTGGTGTGACATCGCATTTTGAATTTAGCATGAAAGAAGCTGCAATTGAGATCGCTGGCGTTACAGTTGTCTCAAAACCGGGCTCCGTCGGCGAGAATTCTGGAACAAGTACCCAAATTTCGACCGAAAACCTTGAAGAACTTCCGTCGCTCGATCGTAATTTAAACGATTACGTACGGCTCACCCCTCAGTCCAGCCAATATGGCGAAGGTATAACATTTGCCGGTATCAACAACAGATACAACGCAATTTATATCGACGGGGCTGTAAATAATGACGTTTTTGGTTTGGCCGGATCCGGTACAAACGGTGGTCAAACAGGTATTTCGCCTTTTAGCGTTGACATTATCGATCAGTTGCAAGTCGTGCTTTCTCCGTACGACGTTACACTGGGCGGATTTGCGGGTGCCGGTATTAACGCTGTAACCAAATCTGGTACAAACACCATTAAAGGTACTGCATATACCTATCTGCAAAATCAAAGCCTGGTTGCAAAAACAAACGGCACACTTGCCGATCGCCTGGGCATCGAACGCGAAAAAGTAGATGATTTTTCCAAACGCGTTTACGGTTTCTCCCTCGGCGGACCGATCATGAAAGACAAACTCTTTTTCTTCGGTAACGTCGAAATTCAAAAAGACGAAACACCGCTGCCATTTGAAACAGAAACTTACACATCCGTTGCCGGCAGATATTCCGTATCCGATTTGAATAGATTGCGTAACCATCTTATCAACACTTATGGCTACGACCCCGGAACATTCGGTAATGTTTCAGATGATCTTGATGGCTTAAAGATTTTTGGTAAACTGAACTATAACATCAGCAGAAACCATTACTTAACCTTGCGCCACCAATATACAAAAGCTGAACAATTTGACCGGACTGCGGGTAGCAGCAGCACCATTAACTTTTCTAATAATGGCATTTATTTCCCGAGCATCACCAACTCAACCGCACTGGAACTGAACTCTCATTTTGGGTCCAAATATTCTAACAACGCGATTTTGAGCTTTGTGGCTGTTCGTGACGACAGAGATCCGCTCGCCGGCGATTTTCCGTATGTATTTATTGAAGACGTAAGCAGCGGTCTGATTCGTTTTGGATCTGAAGAATTTTCTACCGCAAACCAATTGAATCAGAACATTTTTGCGTTTACCAACAACTTTAATTGGTATCGCGGCAAACACACCCTCACTTTTGGAACACACAACGAATTTTATGACATTTATAATGTGTTCATCGGCCAGAACTATGGTACATACCGTTTTGCCAGCATTGATGATTTTATCAATGGCGCTCCGGCAGAAGAATATGACCGCGCATATTCGTTGGTAGATAACCTTACTGGCGACGGCACCGCAGCAGCAGCAGACTTTAAAGCAATGCAGTTGGGCTTTTATGCACAAGACGAATGGACGATGAGCCCCAAACTGAGATTAACGGGTGGTCTGCGGGTCGATATTCCGGTTATCACTTCCGATCCGGTTGAAGATACCTATCTGAATAACACTGCGCTGCCGCTGATGGCTGCTAAATACCCGATTGCGAAAGACGCAGTTGCCGGAAAAGCACCGGATGGCCAAATTATGCTTTCTCCCCGTTTGGGCTTTAACTATGATGTAAACGGTGATAATCGCACTATCGTTCGCGGTGGCGCTGGTTTGTTCACCAGCCGTATCCCCTTTGTTTGGCCGGGCGCAATGTTCAACAACAACGGACTTACTCAGGGACGTGTCAGTGAAGGCGATATTGCCGGTGACGTCGATTTTATCCCGAATATTCAAAATCAATACACCAACCCGAACTTTAGCGTGCCTTCCGGTCAAATTGACCTTTTCACCAAAGATTTCAAATTCCCCCAAATTTTCCGCTCGAATTTGGGTGTTGATTTCCAAATGCCTTTTGGTATTTATTCAACCGTGGAAGCACTTTACACCAAAACGGTTAATAATATCAATTACACCAATATCAACTCCGACCCGACCGTTGATTACACATGGACAGGTTCCCCGGATAACAGAGAAGTATTCACAAGAAGCAGCATTGATCCGACCTACAGCGCTGTTTATCTGGCATCCAATACGTCCAAAGGATATGGTTATAACCTGACCGTTTCATTAGCTAAAAACTTCGATTTCGGCTTGAACAGCACATTGGCATACTCCTATGGCGATGCAAAAGCGTTGAGTGAAGGAACATCCTCACAAAACTCTTCCCAATGGAGAGGTCAAGTGAACATCAACGGCAGAAACGACCCGTCCTATGGCCGGACAGACTTTGCAGTCGGTCACAGATTCCTTTCATCACTGAGCTACAAACATAACTGGACCTCAGACAAGAACATGGCTACAACTGTTTCGCTGTTCTTTAACGGCCAGTCAGGCTCTCCGTTCTCTTATGTAATCGGCGGTAGTAATGCACGTAACCTCAATAACGAAACTGGCAGCACCAGCAGAAACCGCAGCTTGATTTACATTCCCGAATCAGCATCAGACATCAATCTGGTTGATTATGTAAGTGGCAGCGAAACCATTACGGCTGCACAGCAGTGGGAACAACTGAACGCATTCATCGAAGAAGATGCTTACCTGAAAAACAACCGTGGAAGTTATGCTGAAAAGAATGGTGCATGGGCTCCGTTTAGCGCAACTTTCGATCTCGGTATTCGTCAGGATGTTGGTATCAATGCCGGTGGACAAGTTCATCGTATTCAGTTCCTGGTTGATATTTTTAATATTGCCAACCTCCTCAACAGCAAATGGGGAACTGTTTACACCGTACCTGGCGATTTCAACAACTACTTCCTGTATCAATTTGAAGGGTATGAAGCAGATGGTACAACCCCCAGATTCACATACCGGAAAGATAATGTTGGAAAAGATGATTATGATATCGCCGGTTTGGCTTCTCGCTGGCGGATGTCATTCGGTATGCGTTACTTTTTCAACTAA
- a CDS encoding alkaline phosphatase family protein, whose translation MIFSVLLILPVTLLGGGKQPYLILISFDGFRWDYPQRGLTPNLERVEKQGVKALSLEPVFPSKTFPNHISTVTGLYPQNHGIIMNSIFDPYSGERYSLGNRDAVQDDKWYLGEFFWETAERQGIITASYFWPGSEILLDHRHPTYREMYEHNRPYDARVQGVLDWLQLPEAERPHFITLYFHETDSKGHDFGPDSPEVNAAIKQLDALLGLLLDGLQKNNMLDKTNIMITSDHGMTNVDIERIIDVQQLLDGFDCQYHEIGPVMMVQPKPGELDSVYQKLQQTAKNFAVYKREDVPEYFHFSKHPFISDIVLIAEMGWSLHTTGSADRYRQRHKTGGNHGYDNHHMDMHGIFYAMGPNFKSGYPTGTVRNIDVYPLLCEIFGIMPRQNLDGDLSRIAFVLKK comes from the coding sequence CTGATTTTTTCAGTGCTGCTCATTTTGCCCGTTACTCTACTGGGCGGTGGGAAGCAGCCGTATCTCATCTTGATTTCATTTGATGGATTCCGGTGGGATTATCCGCAGCGGGGATTAACGCCAAATCTGGAACGCGTTGAAAAACAAGGTGTTAAAGCACTTTCTCTGGAACCTGTCTTTCCTTCCAAAACCTTCCCGAACCACATTTCAACGGTAACGGGTTTGTATCCGCAAAACCACGGCATCATCATGAACAGCATTTTCGATCCATATTCCGGGGAACGATACAGCCTGGGCAATCGCGATGCCGTTCAGGATGACAAATGGTATCTCGGCGAATTTTTTTGGGAAACAGCCGAACGGCAGGGCATTATTACCGCCAGCTATTTTTGGCCGGGATCGGAAATTTTACTCGATCATCGCCACCCCACTTATCGGGAAATGTACGAACACAACCGCCCGTACGATGCTCGGGTTCAGGGTGTTCTGGACTGGCTGCAATTACCGGAAGCTGAGCGTCCCCATTTTATCACGCTGTATTTTCACGAAACCGACAGCAAAGGGCATGATTTCGGTCCGGATTCGCCGGAAGTAAACGCCGCCATAAAACAACTGGATGCGTTGCTCGGGCTGCTGCTCGATGGATTGCAAAAAAATAATATGCTGGATAAAACCAACATTATGATCACTTCCGATCACGGAATGACCAATGTCGATATCGAGCGAATCATCGATGTGCAACAACTGCTGGATGGTTTCGATTGCCAATATCACGAAATTGGCCCGGTTATGATGGTTCAACCCAAACCGGGCGAACTGGATTCCGTTTACCAAAAATTGCAGCAAACCGCCAAAAATTTTGCAGTTTACAAACGTGAGGATGTGCCGGAATATTTCCATTTTTCCAAACACCCGTTTATTTCGGATATTGTTTTGATAGCGGAAATGGGTTGGAGCCTGCACACAACCGGCTCCGCAGATCGTTACCGGCAACGCCACAAAACCGGCGGCAACCACGGATACGATAACCACCACATGGACATGCACGGTATTTTTTACGCAATGGGACCGAATTTCAAAAGCGGGTATCCAACCGGAACCGTGCGCAATATTGATGTTTATCCGTTGCTCTGCGAAATTTTCGGCATCATGCCGCGCCAAAACCTTGACGGCGATTTGTCGCGAATTGCGTTTGTGTTGAAAAAATAG
- a CDS encoding acyl-CoA thioesterase — MEPNFIYRKRVEFSETDAAGIVHFANYFRYMEMAEHAFFRSLGVSIHPRNSEYGFPRVYVDCNFRAPLHFEDELEVHVYVTEKREKKLTYRFEIFKMSAQGQSADQPLEAVATGAFAVVCVHWDPQTKSMKARPIPAEIAEKITVISK; from the coding sequence TTGGAACCGAATTTTATTTATCGCAAACGGGTAGAATTTTCTGAAACAGATGCGGCCGGCATCGTTCATTTTGCCAATTATTTTCGCTATATGGAAATGGCTGAACACGCGTTTTTCCGGTCGCTGGGTGTTTCCATTCACCCAAGAAACAGCGAATATGGGTTTCCGCGTGTATATGTGGATTGCAATTTCCGGGCACCGCTGCATTTTGAGGATGAATTGGAAGTGCATGTCTATGTCACGGAAAAACGAGAGAAGAAGCTGACGTACCGTTTCGAAATCTTTAAAATGAGTGCTCAGGGGCAATCTGCAGATCAGCCACTGGAAGCCGTTGCCACAGGTGCTTTTGCGGTTGTGTGCGTTCATTGGGATCCGCAAACAAAATCGATGAAAGCCCGCCCGATTCCGGCAGAAATCGCCGAAAAAATCACTGTAATCTCAAAATAA
- a CDS encoding YceH family protein, which translates to MSEFSAEEVRVLGVLMEKQLTTPEYYPLTPNAIRTASNQKSNRSPVVEYDEDLVQDTLQQLRKKQMLVVVSGSGSRVRKYEHRMREVFFLNQREMAVLSVLMLRGPQTIGEIRSRTERMADFSTLTEVEEVLKDLSADTRKPFPQVMQLPVWPGQKEPRFIHLMSGQPDIEKLQEETTMIMPQAAAAGASRLTLLEEKVESLTAELESLKEQFATFKEQFE; encoded by the coding sequence ATGTCGGAGTTTTCCGCAGAAGAAGTACGCGTTTTGGGTGTTTTGATGGAAAAGCAACTGACCACCCCTGAATATTATCCACTTACGCCCAATGCAATCCGGACAGCCAGCAACCAGAAATCCAACCGTTCACCGGTCGTGGAATATGATGAAGATCTGGTGCAGGATACCCTTCAGCAGCTTCGCAAAAAGCAAATGTTGGTGGTTGTATCCGGCAGTGGCAGCCGGGTTCGAAAATACGAACATCGCATGCGCGAAGTATTTTTTCTGAATCAACGGGAAATGGCTGTGCTCAGCGTTTTGATGCTGCGCGGTCCGCAAACCATCGGCGAAATTCGCAGCCGGACGGAACGAATGGCTGATTTTTCAACGTTAACGGAAGTGGAAGAAGTGCTGAAAGATTTATCCGCAGATACCCGCAAGCCATTCCCGCAAGTGATGCAATTGCCGGTGTGGCCAGGACAAAAAGAGCCGCGCTTTATCCATTTAATGTCCGGGCAGCCGGATATCGAAAAATTGCAGGAAGAAACCACGATGATTATGCCACAAGCCGCCGCCGCTGGCGCTTCCCGGTTAACATTGCTGGAAGAAAAAGTGGAATCCTTAACCGCAGAGCTGGAATCGCTAAAAGAGCAATTCGCAACATTTAAAGAACAATTTGAATAA
- a CDS encoding YceI family protein, whose protein sequence is MKMLKNILVTLLICNGLMMAQKGWIMDKAHSSVGFEAEHIVVLSDDYDEEKGYPTVGVTQGFFEEFEIQFVPGENNFENSKFVAQIAAKSIDTDNVIRDMDLKSENFFFVEKFPMITFHSKSFTKMDDSKYKMTGELTMRGETREVELEVLLTTVSNDISNYVSFTATGLVDRFDFGMKWSDIFENGRFRVSQYIKLKMQANFVSFAKS, encoded by the coding sequence ATGAAAATGCTCAAAAACATTCTCGTGACATTATTGATTTGCAATGGCTTGATGATGGCCCAAAAAGGCTGGATAATGGATAAAGCGCACTCAAGTGTGGGATTTGAAGCTGAACATATTGTGGTATTGAGTGATGATTATGATGAGGAAAAAGGCTATCCGACGGTTGGTGTGACGCAGGGATTTTTTGAAGAATTTGAAATTCAATTTGTTCCGGGGGAGAACAATTTTGAAAATAGCAAATTCGTTGCCCAAATAGCCGCCAAAAGTATTGATACGGACAACGTCATTCGCGATATGGATTTGAAATCGGAGAACTTTTTCTTTGTTGAAAAATTCCCGATGATCACTTTTCACAGCAAATCGTTCACAAAAATGGATGACAGCAAATACAAGATGACAGGCGAGTTAACCATGCGCGGCGAAACCCGCGAAGTTGAGCTGGAAGTATTGCTAACAACCGTATCCAACGATATTTCGAATTATGTATCATTTACCGCAACCGGTTTGGTTGACAGGTTTGATTTCGGGATGAAATGGAGCGACATTTTCGAAAACGGCCGGTTTCGGGTTTCCCAATATATCAAGCTTAAAATGCAGGCAAATTTTGTGAGCTTTGCCAAATCGTAA